GCGCGGCGACGCCTGCCAGATCGCGATCGCCGACAACAGACTCACGGCAATGCCGATCGCAAAGGCCAGCGTGTAACTGCCCGCTAGATCGTACAACGCGCCGGTCGCCCAGGGACCCGCGGCGCCTCCCGCCAGCGCCGCCAGCATGATGGTGCCGAAAATGCTGCCATAGTGCCTGCCCTGGAAGATTTCGAGCACCACCGCGCCCATGATCGAGGTGAGCCCGTAGCCGAGCGCGCCCTGCGTGAAAATCATCAGATAGACCAGAGGCAGTACCGGCGCATATTTCAGGCCGATCAGCGCCGCGAAGCAGATCGCAAAGCCGAAGCAACTGATGGCCCAGATCCATTCCCGCCCGATCCGGTCCGAGAGATGTCCGAGCCAGATCTGGCCGGGAATGCCGAGCAGGCTGACCACGCCGAGCGCCCACACCGCGACGTTCGGGCTGAAGCCGATATCGAGCAGGAATTTGGTTTGGTGCACCTGCACCGCGTACCAGATGTACAGGCCGCAGAAGTAACCGAGCGATATCCACCAGAAGCGCGCGGTGCGCAACGCGCGAGCCAGCGTCCAGTCGGTGCCGGCCCAGACCGGATCGACGATGTTGGAGATTGGTTTTGCCGACGTTGCGGTCGGCGCGGCGTCACCGTCCGGCAATAGGCCGATATCCTCGGGCTTCTTGCGCAGCAGCAGATTGATCGGCGCCAGCACGGCGAGCACCAGAATGCCCATCGCGGTGCAAGCGGTGCGCCAGCCGGTCTGCTCGATCATGTGC
The Bradyrhizobium sp. KBS0727 genome window above contains:
- a CDS encoding MFS transporter; this translates as MRLPFFYGWMIVAVTFVTMAIGVNARTAFSLFFPPIIGEFGWERGVTAGAFSFGFVVSGAVSPLIGRMMDRFGPRGVMELGVALMGGGLLLAPLTTQPWHLYLTIGVMVGAGSVCLGYSGQSLFLPNWFIRRRGLAMGLAFAGVGIGSVTLLPWVQHMIEQTGWRTACTAMGILVLAVLAPINLLLRKKPEDIGLLPDGDAAPTATSAKPISNIVDPVWAGTDWTLARALRTARFWWISLGYFCGLYIWYAVQVHQTKFLLDIGFSPNVAVWALGVVSLLGIPGQIWLGHLSDRIGREWIWAISCFGFAICFAALIGLKYAPVLPLVYLMIFTQGALGYGLTSIMGAVVLEIFQGRHYGSIFGTIMLAALAGGAAGPWATGALYDLAGSYTLAFAIGIAVSLLSAIAIWQASPRKVRAVAGQMHKAHGNGG